Proteins from a genomic interval of Oncorhynchus kisutch isolate 150728-3 linkage group LG28, Okis_V2, whole genome shotgun sequence:
- the panx3 gene encoding pannexin-3, with product MSIANAAAQAMLSDALLRDGAGGNRIGHLELELPLDRVIKFVSVGLPLLLVSMAFAREISIGPQISCFPPNNFTAKQAAYVDTYCWDSLMHHEFDTDGNFEERSLWVHKMFPYSLLAMAMMMYLPALIWRFLVMPSLGSDLLFIIDELDKSYNRSVRLAQSILEMRQNTQNPFTFQAELERAKRKRYFEYPLLERYMQSKHGSYFLVSMLFLRGFLLLTFMSAACLYLVYFHLSAFLQDEFSCFVRTGLLRDQNWVPELVQCKMTGQLVFQVISVANGAIYVLLVPIVLFSLVRLFCWDTTLLSVYEVLPALGLNSGRKLGCPLNDLNVLLLFLRANVAHLQSYGRLRAVCSLASPQIGKGNGVKGAGMLTAEEIEERAEAAQELEEEVEELQEEGKLNLVDIMTILGAARGNAVNCTDSRPLVEENMSLEPNHQGYHELKETASCNRY from the exons ATGTCCATCGCTAATGCGGCTGCCCAGGCCATGCTGTCAGACGCCCTGCTACGCGACGGCGCTGGGGGCAACCGCATCGGTCACCTGGAGCTGGAGCTGCCACTTGACAGGGTCATCAAGTTTGTGTCCGTGGGGCTGCCCTTACTGCTAGTGTCCATGGCCTTCGCTCGAGAAATCTCCatcg GCCCACAGATCAGCTGTTTCCCCCCCAATAACTTTACAGCCAAGCAGGCAGCCTACGTGGACACATACTGCTGGGACTCCCTGATGCACCATGAGTTTGACACAGATGGAAACTTTGAGGAGCGATCCCTCTGGGTGCACAAG atgTTCCCGTACTCTCTGTTGGCTATGGCCATGATGATGTACCTGCCTGCCCTCATCTGGCGTTTCCTGGTCATGCCGTCGTTGGGCTCCGACCTGCTCTTCATCATTGACGAGCTGGACAAATCCTACAACCGCTCCGTGCGATTGGCTCAGAGCATCCTGGAGATGCGCCAGAACACCCAGAACCCCTTCACCTTCCAGGCCGAGCTTGAGAG GGCCAAGCGGAAGCGTTACTTCGAGTATCCCCTGTTGGAGAGGTACATGCAGAGCAAACACGGCTCCTACTTCCTGGTCAGCATGCTCTTTCTGCGCGGCTTCCTCTTGCTCACCTTCATGTCTGCCGCCTGCCTCTACCTCGTCTACTTCCACCTATCCGCCTTTCTCCAGGATGAGTTTAGCTGCTTTGTCCGCACCGGCTTGCTGCGCGACCAAAACTGGGTCCCAGAACTGGTCCAGTGCAAAATGACCGGACAACTGGTCTTCCAGGTTATTAGCGTGGCTAACGGCGCTATCTACGTCCTTCTGGTACCTATCGTGCTGTTCAGCTTGGTCCGCCTCTTCTGTTGGGATACGACTCTATTGTCGGTCTACGAGGTTCTACCCGCATTGGGACTTAACAGCGGTCGCAAGCTGGGCTGCCCGCTCAACGACCTCAACGTTCTTCTGCTGTTTTTGCGAGCTAACGTGGCGCATCTGCAGTCTTATGGCAGGCTGAGGGCCGTATGCTCGCTGGCATCCCCGCAGATCGGGAAGGGGAATGGCGTGAAGGGCGCAGGGATGCTGACGGCAGAGGAAATCGAGGAGAGGGCCGAGGCAGcacaggagctggaggaggaagtggaggagctGCAGGAGGAAGGGAAGCTCAACCTGGTGGATATCATGACCATTTTAGGAGCGGCCCGGGGAAACGCGGTCAACTGCACCGATTCCAGGCCTCTGGTGGAGGAGAATATGAGTCTGG AGCCAAACCACCAGGGGTACCATGAGTTGAAGGAGACTGCATCATGTAATCGTTACTAA